The Pseudomonadota bacterium genomic sequence AAGGTCTTTTTTTAGGAGAGGAGGGAAGCAGGGAGAGATCTTTAAAGATCTATATTATTGCGAAAAATTTTTTAAAGGAAGAACTTTTACTTTTAATAAAATAAGAATTCTTCCTCTTATTTAAAGATGGGCGATTTCTACTTAGGATTTTGTTTTGCAATGAAGATGTTTTTTGTCATGCCCTGAGAGAATACAAGTTCCTTTATTATTTTCTCCACACGAGTCGCCGAGTTTTTTTCCTTCGCAAGCATGATGTTTATGTTTATGTTTATGTTTATGTGCTTGTGAAGAATGAGAAGAGAAACTCATTCCTGATAGAATGATTAAGAACGATAGAGCTAAAAACTTTTGCATTTTAAAACCTCTCATTTTTTAAAGTTATATCTACATTACTAAAAAATCATGTTTTTTAAGGAAAGTCAATGCCATAGAAAGATACGTCTTAGAAAGAAGATGTCTTATCTTTTTTGTCAGTTGGGTTTGTTTTTATTTAAGAAAAGATTGTATTTAATTGTATTTAAGTGAGCGGATAAAATCATTTTGTTCACTTTGAGAGGAGAGTGCTTCCCATTTTTTTGAAATAGAATCTGAAAGAGATTCCTTTTTGGAGAGGATTTGAAAGAGAGGTTTTAAAAAAGAGCTTTCATCCTGATGTTTTGGATTAAGGATAGATCGACGGTTGAGGCCTTCTTGTGCAATTTTTAAACAGGTTAAAAGAAGAACTGTTAAAGATTCTCTACGGAAAAGAGTATGGATGCCCATATGGGGCGTTTCTTGTCTTAAATAAAGACGCTCTTCTTTCGAGAACGATTCAACAATCTCTTTAATTTGACTAAAACTTTGCGAATCATAAAAAATTCCGACCCAAAAGGCTGCTAAAGCATAGCCAAAGTCAATTGGGCCAGAATCACATCCACGCATTTCAAGGTAGGTTTTAAGTCGAACATCTGGAAAAACAGTACTTATATGAAGTTCCCAATCTCTGATTGTGGGAAATTCTCCGGGTAAAATTTTTAAATTTCCATCCATAAAATCCCGAAATGTTTGAGAAATCACGGGAATATAACGTTCTTCACGATAAATGAAATAAAGGGGAACATTTAAAAGATACTCCACATAACGTTCAAATCCCATGGCGTCATTAAAAACAAATTCAAGCCCTCCTGTTCTTTCATTATCTGTGTGTTGCCAAACATAAGAGCGATAACTTTGAAAAGGCAAAAGACATCTTTCTTTAAGAACAGAAGATGCAAAAAGTGTTGAAATAAGAGGCTGTAATGCTAAGCCAATTTTAAATTTTTCACACATATCTTTTTGAGAGACATAGTCTAAGGAGACCTGAAAGCTCGCGGTACGTGTCATCATATCGAGCCCAAGGGAGCCTTTATGAGGCATATACTCGCGCATGCGCAGATAACGTTCTTTTGGCATCCAAGGAATTTCTTCAAAGCTCGAAAGAGGATCAAAGCCAAGACCCAGAAGAAGAAAATTTTTTTGAGCAGTGAGTTTAAGAAGAGAGAAAATATAGTCTTGATGTTCTTTCTGGAGAGAAAAGATATTTAAGTGTGCAGAGGATGAAAATTCAAGTTGCCCACCGGGCTCAAGCGTAAGAAGCACGCCTTCTTTTGTAAGTCCAATAAGCGTAGTATTTTCATAAATACCTTCCCATCCTAACGAAAGAAGGTCTTTAAAAAGGTCTGAAATTCCATTTTTTGAAGTATATGGGACACGCTGAAGGGAATCTTCATAAAAAATAAATTTCTCGTGTTCTAGCCCAACTTTGAGAGAACCAGGTGTCTTACATCCTTCCTCAAAGTAACTTAAGAGTTCTTCAGGTTTTGTTATGAAGAGTTGGGAAGAAGGCATGATTTTTTTAGGAAGGGTTTATGTTCCTTTTTGAGAAAAAGCCATAAAAAGACAAAGAGACATGATTGCAGCTGTTTCTGCTCTTAAAATTTGAGCGCCAAGACTGACTGGTTTTACAAATGATTTTGATCGCAAAAGTTCTTTTTCTTCTTTAGAAAAACCACCTTCTGGACCAATCAGAAAAGAACATCCTCTTTTGTCTTTTTGCAGAGTCTCCGCAAGGAGGGGAGCGCTTGAACGCTCTTCACAAAAGAAAAGTGGCTCGGCAGAAGACCATTTTTCAAGGATTTCTTCAAGATTCATACTTTCATGAACATTTGGAATGGTTAAGCGTTCACATTGTTCAACAGCCTCAATTGCACGTGCCTCTATGCGCTCAAGATTAATATAGGAAGGAACGGTATGTTTGGTAAAAATTGGAATAAAATCTGATACGCCCAATTCGGTTGCTTTTTCAATTAAAAAACCAAGACGTTCTCCTTTTAAGGGAGCAAATAAAAGATTAAGGGTGTGCTCAGGAGGTTGAGGATGGGTTTGATTTTTAATCGTCAAATGAACAATACGTTTTTGAATTTCTGAAATTTGGGCTAAAAATTCTCCATCTTCTCCATTAAAAACAAGAAAATTTTGTCCAATATTGAGTCGCATAACATTGAGGAGATAGTGACTTTGTCGAGGAGTTAAGAAAACACGATCATTTTCTTTGAGGGGCGTTGCAATAAAAAGACGAATACTATGTGTTTGATCGGTCATGGAGTTACCTTCCTCGTATTTAAAATATTTATAGTGCTTGATTAACACCCTAAGAGATTTTAACATCGCTCAAAGTGGAAACCTCGAAAACTTATAAACTTCCTCATGTTTCTCGTCTTAGAAAAAAAGAAATCTATGACAAGAACTATTAAGGAGACCAAAATTTTTAATGTAAGGTCTTATCATTCTTAATTTATTTTTTAAACTTAAATGAGTTTACTTGAAAAAATGATTCAAAAACAACCAGAAAATAAAAAAAAGGAATCTGATTATTCAGATATTCCCTTTGCAAAGCTTTCAAAAGTTCCTTCTTTTTGGAAAACACAGATCCTCCTTATGCGTCTGGACAGGCCAGTTGGTATCTTTCTTCCACTTTTTTCTGCTTTTTTAGGACTTTTTGGAGCAGCATTTCCTTATTTCCCGAAAATAAATGAAATTATTCTTTTTAGTTTTGGAGCTTTGATTATGCGGGGTGCAGCATGCATTTTAAATGATATATGTGACCGAAATTTAGATGCAAAAGTAAAAAGAACACACTTGCGACCCCTTGCGTCAAAAAAAGCCTCTCTTTTTTCTGCTTTCTTTCTTCTTCTTTTTTTATTGACCTGTGGGTTAGGCATTTTAATTCAATTTAACCTTAGAACGATATTTTTAGGAGTTATTCTCGTTTTTTTAAGCGCCCTTTATCCTTTGATGAAGC encodes the following:
- a CDS encoding 16S rRNA (uracil(1498)-N(3))-methyltransferase gives rise to the protein MTDQTHSIRLFIATPLKENDRVFLTPRQSHYLLNVMRLNIGQNFLVFNGEDGEFLAQISEIQKRIVHLTIKNQTHPQPPEHTLNLLFAPLKGERLGFLIEKATELGVSDFIPIFTKHTVPSYINLERIEARAIEAVEQCERLTIPNVHESMNLEEILEKWSSAEPLFFCEERSSAPLLAETLQKDKRGCSFLIGPEGGFSKEEKELLRSKSFVKPVSLGAQILRAETAAIMSLCLFMAFSQKGT
- the ubiA gene encoding 4-hydroxybenzoate octaprenyltransferase, translating into MIQKQPENKKKESDYSDIPFAKLSKVPSFWKTQILLMRLDRPVGIFLPLFSAFLGLFGAAFPYFPKINEIILFSFGALIMRGAACILNDICDRNLDAKVKRTHLRPLASKKASLFSAFFLLLFLLTCGLGILIQFNLRTIFLGVILVFLSALYPLMKRLTYWPQVFLGVTFNAGVLMGWTAQGKDLNLTCFILYVATVLWTIGYDTIYAFQDIEDDIHVGVKSSALKVKDYARVFVFSIYMGSFGLFYWFGERMNFNALYKTACFIVGILFLRQSITLDIKNASACLKKFKSNVWIGFILFLGLVLSALIR
- a CDS encoding glutamate--cysteine ligase produces the protein MPSSQLFITKPEELLSYFEEGCKTPGSLKVGLEHEKFIFYEDSLQRVPYTSKNGISDLFKDLLSLGWEGIYENTTLIGLTKEGVLLTLEPGGQLEFSSSAHLNIFSLQKEHQDYIFSLLKLTAQKNFLLLGLGFDPLSSFEEIPWMPKERYLRMREYMPHKGSLGLDMMTRTASFQVSLDYVSQKDMCEKFKIGLALQPLISTLFASSVLKERCLLPFQSYRSYVWQHTDNERTGGLEFVFNDAMGFERYVEYLLNVPLYFIYREERYIPVISQTFRDFMDGNLKILPGEFPTIRDWELHISTVFPDVRLKTYLEMRGCDSGPIDFGYALAAFWVGIFYDSQSFSQIKEIVESFSKEERLYLRQETPHMGIHTLFRRESLTVLLLTCLKIAQEGLNRRSILNPKHQDESSFLKPLFQILSKKESLSDSISKKWEALSSQSEQNDFIRSLKYN